A genomic segment from Castor canadensis chromosome 1, mCasCan1.hap1v2, whole genome shotgun sequence encodes:
- the Ccnd1 gene encoding G1/S-specific cyclin-D1, with translation MEHQLLCCEVETIRRAYPDTNLLNDRVLRAMLKAEETCAPSVSYFKCVQKEILPSMRKIVATWMLEVCEEQKCEEEVFPLAMNYLDRFLSLEPLKKSRLQLLGATCMFVASKMKETIPLTAEKLCIYTDNSIRPEELLQMELLLVNKLKWNLAAMTPHDFIEHFLSKMPEAEENKQIIRKHAQTFVALCATDVKFISNPPSMVAAGSVVAAMQGLHLGSPNNFLSCYRLTHFLSRVIKCDPDCLRACQEQIEALLESSLRQAQQNLDPKATEEEEEEEEETDLACTPTDVRDVDI, from the exons atggAACACCAGCTCCTGTGCTGCGAAGTGGAGACCATCCGCCGCGCGTACCCAGACACCAACCTCCTCAACGACCGGGTGCTGCGGGCCATGCTCAAGGCGGAGGAGACCTGCGCGCCCTCCGTGTCCTATTTCAAGTGCGTGCAGAAGGAGATCCTGCCGTCCATGCGGAAGATCGTAGCCACCTGGATGCTGGAG GTCTGCGAAGAGCAGAAGTGCGAGGAGGAGGTCTTCCCGCTGGCCATGAACTACCTGGACCGCTTCCTGTCGCTCGAGCCCCTGAAGAAGAGTCGCCTGCAGCTGCTGGGGGCCACCTGCATGTTCGTGGCCTCTAAGATGAAGGAGACCATCCCTCTGACGGCCGAGAAGTTGTGCATCTACACTGACAACTCCATCCGGCCCGAGGAGCTACTG CAAATGGAATTGCTTCTGGTGAACAAACTCAAGTGGAACCTGGCGGCCATGACCCCTCACGATTTCATTGAGCACTTCCTCTCCAAAATGCCAGAGGCCGAGGAGAACAAACAGATCATCCGCAAGCACGCGCAGACCTTTGTGGCTCTCTGTGCCACAG ATGTGAAGTTCATTTCTAACCCGCCCTCCATGGTGGCCGCTGGGAGCGTGGTGGCTGCAATGCAGGGCTTGCACCTGGGCAGCCCCAACAACTTCCTGTCCTGCTATCGCCTGACACACTTCCTGTCCAGAGTGATCAAGTGCGACCCG gactgcctccGGGCCTGCCAGGAACAGATAGAAGCCCTGCTCGAGTCGAGCCTGCGCCAGGCCCAGCAGAACCTGGACCCCAAGgccacagaggaggaggaggaagaggaagaggaaaccgACCTGGCCTGCACACCCACCGACGTGCGGGACGTGGACATCTGA